TACGAGGGCGCCGAATACAGCGCACGGACCTCGCCGGCCGGCGTCATCGCCACCATCGCGCCGCGGACGCCCGGGGGCCAGATGCTGTCGATGTAGCGCTGCAGATCGAGATCGATGGTGGTTCGGATCGGCTTGCCGGGAGTGGGGGGAAGTATGGCCGTCGCGGCCTCCTCCCGTACCAGGCGCCCGCGCGCGTTGACCTCGATGTAGCGCACACCCTCGGCTCCGCGCAGGGTATCGTCATACTGGCGCTCAAGGCCCGCCTTGCCCACGATGGAGCCGAGCCCCGCGCCCGGATAGCGATTGGCACCGAGGTCGCTCTCGGTGACCTCCGACACGTAGCCGACCAGGTGCGCCACGGCCTTCCCGGCGGCGTAGAGGCGCTTCGGCTCGGCCTGGATCACCAGGCCGGGCAGGACCGCACGATGTTCTTCGAGCCGGGCAATGGTCTCGAACGTGGCATCACCGAAGACGACCACCGGCTGGTAGCGCGCCGCCGCAAACCGGCGAAGAACCTCGTTGCTCTGCGCGGTGTCGAGCGGCACGAACCGCCCGATCCGCACCAGCACGGCATGCAGCGAGTCCCGGCTGGGTGCCAGCAGCTTGACCGAATAGCCAGGGACGTTCTCGGCGATGATTCGTCCGACTCGGTCGAGGATCGCGCCCCGGGGTGGGGTGAGCGGGATGGGGCGCAATCGGTTGGTTTCTGCCTTGAGCTGGAACTTGTCGTGCTGGATCACCTGGGTCCGGAAGAAGGCGCCGGAAAGCACCAGGAAGGCGCCGACCAGGATCCAGCGCGCCACGTCGGCGCGCTCCCGCACCCGATAGGAATCGAATCCGTTCATGCGTCGAGCCGGATAGAGAACCACTCGCGAAACGCCACCAGGACCAGCAGCGCGAAGAGCGCTGTGGTGAGCGCCTCGAGTGGACTATAGAGGGTGAGCTCCGCCAGCACGGAGCGCTCGCCGCCCCCGCTCGCCACCATCACCAGCAGGTCGCGGACCCAGAGCCCCACCGCCACGAAGGCGGCATTGACGATCGGATTCTCCGCGAAGAACACCGACCGTCCCCAGGATGCGAGATAGCCCACCACGGTGTGCGCCAGCATCCCGGCGCCGAAGTGCACCGGGGTCAGCGCGTCCGTGGCCAGCCCGACCAGAAAGCCGGCCACGGCGCCCGCGCCAGGGCTGCTCCGCATCGCGAACAACATCAGGCCGATGAACATGAAATCGGGACTGACGCGCGCGCCCCAGAGTCGCGGGCGCAGATAGAAGTGCAGCACCAGCAGCAACAGCAGCACCACCGCGAGCTGCACGCGGCTGGCCCGCGCGGGCATCATCGGGCCGAGTCCTTCGGGGCGGGCGGGGCCGCCGCGGGGGCGGGTCTCGGCCGCGTCACGGAGTCGGGGCGGACTGCGGGCCGGGGAACCTTGGGCCGGGTGCTATCCCGGCTCGCCGCGGCCACCGAGTCGGCCCGGTGCGCCTTGGCCTCCCGCGCCGCCTGCGCCAGGGAATCGGCCTGGCGCACCCGCGCGATCGAATCCAGCCGTTGCGCCTCCAATGCCGAATCGCTCGGAAAGGCGGCCGCGAGATCCCGGCTGGACGAGGACACCAGCACCAGGACGTGGGCCGCGGAGCCCGGATTCGCGCTCGGGAGCAGCCGGTAGACCCGCTCCCATCCGGCCTGCTCGCGGATCAGGCCGGTGACCGTGCCCACCGGAATCCCCTTGGGATACACGCCGCCCAGACCCGACGACAGCACCAGCGTGCCCAGCGGCACCGAGTCCCGGTAGGCCACGCCGCGAAACTCGAGAGAGCCCTCGGGATCCGTGGCCGAGCTCGCCGGCGCCACCACCCCCGCGGCGTTGCCCCGGACGGTGAAGGCGCTCACCCGAAACTCCGGATGGGCCCAGGTCATCACCACGCTGGTCCGGCGGCCGACGGTGAGGAGAACGCCGATCAGCCCCTCCGGCGCCACCACCGGGTCGAACACCGAGACGCCCTGCGCCGAGCCCACGCTGAGCAGCAGCGTGCGGCCGTCGGTGGCCTGTGCCTGGTGCAGCACCTCGGCGGCCACGTAGCGGTTCGACAGCCGATGGCCGAGCGTGAGGAGCTGGCGGAGGCGCTCGTTCTCGGCCAGCAGCGAGGGGATGCCCTGGGCCAGGTAGCTGGTGGAGTCACGCTGGGCGGTGATGGCGCGGAGGCGAACCCGACTGGTCCGTCCCTCCTCGGCCCGCGCCTGAAGCCAGACCAGCGGCACGAGCACGGTCTCACGCAGCGAATCGGCCATCCCCAAGCCCCAGGTCGCCGGGGAGAGGAGCGCCACCAGCGACAGTCCCACGCAGGCGAGGAACAACACCGTGTCCCGGCGGGTATACGAGCGTTCCGACGCGCTGGCCATGCTTAGAGGGAGAGAACGCTGCGGTATTTCTCGTAGTCGTCGAGGATCCGGCCCGTGCCCCGCACCACGCAGGTGAGCGGGTCTTCGTCCACATGGATCGGCAGCCCGGTCTCCTGGGCCAGCAGGATGTCGAGGCCGCGGATCAGCGCGCCCCCGCCGGTCATCACGATGCCGCGATCCACGATGTCGCTGGCGAGCTCGGGCGGGGTGATCTCCAGAGCCCGGCGGACGGCGTCCACGATCTGCTGGATCGGCTCCTGCACCGCTTCCCGGATCTCGGTGGAGTGCACCCGCACGGTCTTGGGGATGCCGGAGACGAGGTCGCGTCCCTTGACCTCCATCTCCCGCTCGTCGCCCGTGGGCGCGGCCGAGCCGATCTTGATCTTGATCGCTTCGGCGGTCGGCTCGCCCACCAGCAGGTTGTAGTTCTTCCGCATGAACTGGACGATGGCCTGGTCCAGCTCGTCGCCGCCGGTCCGGATCGACGTGTCGGAGACGATGCCCGACAGGGCGATGACCGCGATCTCGGTGGTGCCCCCGCCGATGTCGATCACCATGTTGCCGGTGGGCGTCTCCACCGGCAGCCCCACCCCGATCGCGGCGGCCATCGGCTCCGCCACCATCAGCACCTGCTTGGCGCCCGCGGTCTCGGCCGAGTCGCGGACGGCGCGGCGCTCGACTTCGGTGATCCCGGAGGGCACGCAGACGATGACCTTGGGCTTCACCCGGAAGACGTGCTTGTCGATGATCGTCTTCAGGAAGTAGCGCAACATCTTCTCGGTGACGTCGAAGTCGGCGATCACGCCGTCCTTGAGCGGACGCACCGCGAGGATCCCGTCGGGCGTGCGGCCCAGCATCCGCTTGGCCTCGAGTCCGATGCCCTTGATCTTGCCAGTCACCTTCTCGATGGCCACCACGCTGGGCTCGTTGAGCACGATGCCCTCGCCCTTGACGTAGATGAGCGTGTTGGCCGTGCCCAGATCCACCGCGATTTCATTCGCGGGGAGCCAGGACATCACGTTCCATGACGGGAATTTCATCCGGTGGCCGCTGAGGGCATGGCTGTCAAGGTAAATGGGGGCTCCGATCTGGGGAAGCCGCGGTTATCGTCATCGTCGAGCACGTCGTTAGTGTCCGCTGC
The DNA window shown above is from Gemmatimonadales bacterium and carries:
- the mreD gene encoding rod shape-determining protein MreD; translation: MMPARASRVQLAVVLLLLLVLHFYLRPRLWGARVSPDFMFIGLMLFAMRSSPGAGAVAGFLVGLATDALTPVHFGAGMLAHTVVGYLASWGRSVFFAENPIVNAAFVAVGLWVRDLLVMVASGGGERSVLAELTLYSPLEALTTALFALLVLVAFREWFSIRLDA
- a CDS encoding rod shape-determining protein encodes the protein MSWLPANEIAVDLGTANTLIYVKGEGIVLNEPSVVAIEKVTGKIKGIGLEAKRMLGRTPDGILAVRPLKDGVIADFDVTEKMLRYFLKTIIDKHVFRVKPKVIVCVPSGITEVERRAVRDSAETAGAKQVLMVAEPMAAAIGVGLPVETPTGNMVIDIGGGTTEIAVIALSGIVSDTSIRTGGDELDQAIVQFMRKNYNLLVGEPTAEAIKIKIGSAAPTGDEREMEVKGRDLVSGIPKTVRVHSTEIREAVQEPIQQIVDAVRRALEITPPELASDIVDRGIVMTGGGALIRGLDILLAQETGLPIHVDEDPLTCVVRGTGRILDDYEKYRSVLSL
- the mreC gene encoding rod shape-determining protein MreC is translated as MASASERSYTRRDTVLFLACVGLSLVALLSPATWGLGMADSLRETVLVPLVWLQARAEEGRTSRVRLRAITAQRDSTSYLAQGIPSLLAENERLRQLLTLGHRLSNRYVAAEVLHQAQATDGRTLLLSVGSAQGVSVFDPVVAPEGLIGVLLTVGRRTSVVMTWAHPEFRVSAFTVRGNAAGVVAPASSATDPEGSLEFRGVAYRDSVPLGTLVLSSGLGGVYPKGIPVGTVTGLIREQAGWERVYRLLPSANPGSAAHVLVLVSSSSRDLAAAFPSDSALEAQRLDSIARVRQADSLAQAAREAKAHRADSVAAASRDSTRPKVPRPAVRPDSVTRPRPAPAAAPPAPKDSAR